The DNA sequence TCGACCTCGAACGCCCCGTCGCGGCGCTGGCCGACGACCACGAAGGGCACGTCCTCGGGACACGCGCGCGCCACGGTCTCCAGGGCGTCCAGGCACGCGGCGGTGGACGAGGCCCTGGCCAGCTTGGTGCTCAACCTCGACAGCGACTGGAGCCGGCGCGTCGACAGCACGCGGCCGGTCATCTCGGTGACGATCACCAGCGTGCCGTGCACGCGCCCGTCGTCGTCATGGGCGGGCGAATAGCTGTAGGTCCAGAAGACCTCCTCCATGCGGCCGTTGCGGTAGATCGGCACGAGCGTGTCCTCGTGCCAGGCCGGCTCGCCGTGCGTCATCACGGCCTCGATCTGCGCGCCGACCACCGGCCACGCCTCCGCCCAGCACTCTTCGGCTGGCTGGCCCAGCGCCTTCGGATGTTTGCCGCGCCCGAAGCTCGGCACGAAGGCGTCGTTGTAGAGCTGGATCAGCTCGGGGCCCCAGAACAGGAGCATCGGCTGCCGCGTGTGCATCATGTTGGCCACCGTCGCGCGGAGCGAAGCGGGCCAGGTCTCGAGCGGCCCGAGCGACGTGGCTCGCCAGTCGTGGCGCGCGATCAGCGTCGCGCACGCGCCTCCGCCGCGCAGGAACGCAGGCACGTCGCTCTCCGCCTCGGGGTCCTGCTCGTCCGTTCGGGACATGCGTCGACCGCAAAGGTACCGACGGGCCGCCCCGGCGTCGACACCCGCCGCGTGCGCGCCTCGAGCCACTCCGCCGCCGCGGCCACGTCCGCGAACACCTCGTGCGGGAGCAGAGGCCGCGCATGGCCGAAGGCCGCCGACGTGTGTCCCATCGCGACGACCAATCACGACCATCGAAAAAACCTCGTCGACTCGTCGGAACGAGAGGTTCAGGCTACGGCGTTTGTCGATGGGAGCGTCCACGTGAGTGAACAGGCCTCCGAGCTGGCCCAGCGGATCTTCGAGAGGGTCTGCCGGCCCGAGTCCCAGCTGCCCCCCTGGGCGACGGACGAGCCCTCCCGCCGGCTGGTGCAGCCCGGGCAGGGCTACTTGGGCATCCGCGAGGTCGTGGGCGCCGCCCTCGGCGAGCCTTCGGTGCGGCTGAGCGATCTGCGGTCGCTGCCCGGGGGGGAGGTCGGCCGGCGCCTCGTCGCGCTGCGCTACTTCATCGAGAACGCGGACATCTGGCTCGAGTACTTCACATGGCGGACGTCCCTCGCGCGGCTCCCGGAGGGCGCCGAGGTGGATCGCGTCACGGAGGTGCAGGCGCTGGCGACCCGCGTCCGGGCGATCCGCGCGAGGGCGCCGAAGCTCGACGGCGCCGCGCTCGACCGGCTCGCGAGTGACGCGAGCCCGCTCTTCGGCGACGACCCGTCATCGGACGACGCGCTCGAGGCGCTGGTCGCGCTCGGGCTCGACCCCGACGCGCGGGCCGGGCTGCGGACCCGGCTGCGTGCGCGCGCGCCCGGGCTGTTCGCGGACACGCCCTCGCGGCTGGACCGCCTCTACCTCGCGTCGATGGAGCTCGATCGCTACCCCGCCACCAGCGTGAGCGCGGGCTCGCTCCGCTACGTGCTGGTCGCGGACAAGGGTGAGATGGGGGTGCGCGCGGTGCGCGAGGCGGCGGCGCTCGGGCTCGTGCCCGTGGCGCTCCACAGCCTTCAGGACGACGCCTCGGCGCTGCAGGTGCGGCTCGCCCGCCAGCTCGGCGGCTTCGCGATCGGCCTCTCGGGCACCTTCCGCGAGTCTTACGCGAGCTTTCGGCAGATCACCGACCGCGTGCTCCAGACCTTCCGCCGCCGCTTCGGCGACGACTGGGAGGCCGAGCTTTCGCGCGCGGCGCTCTACCCGGGATACGGTCCGCTGGCCGAGAACGCCGCGGCCATCCGCTGCTTCCGGCGCCACGGCGTCGTGTTCGCCGGCCCGATGCAGGACGTGGTCGAGCACGCGGGCGACAAGCGCCGCTTCCGCGCGATCGTCGAGTCGATCGACCCGAAGGCGGTCACGCCGGGCATCGTGATCGCCGACACCGACGCGGCGACCATCCGCGCGCGGGTCCTCGAGGCATACGCGCGCGGCGACTTCCGCTTCCCCGGGCGGCTCAAGGCGGCCAACGGCGGCGGTGGCCGCGGCCAAGCGGTCGTCCCGGCCGTCGAGGCGCTCGACGCGGCGATCACCAAGGTGCTCGGCGAGATCGAGGCCAACGCCTGGGATCCCGGCGTGATGTTCGAGCAGAACATCGATCGCACCGTGCACCTCGAGGTGCAGATCCTCCGCGACCGCTACGGCAACGCGCGACACTTCGGCATGCGCGACTGCACCGAGCAGCGCGCGAGCCAGAAGATCCAGGAGGAGGCGCCGCCCGCGATCCTGCGGGACGACCCCGCGCTCGAGGAGCGCGTGCAGCGGATCGCGGTCGAGATCGCCGATCGGGTCGGCTACGTCGGCGCGGGCACGGTGGAGCTCATGTACGCGGGTGGCGAGGTCTACTTCCTCGAGATGAACACCCGCATCCAGGTCGAGCACCCGGTGACGGAGGCCTCGCACGGGATCCGGCGCGGCGACGCGACCGAGCCGCTCGACCTGGTGCAGTGGCAGCTCCGGATCGCGGACGGGGCGCCCATCGACTTCGCGCAGGACGACGTGGTGTGCACGCACGTGGCGCGGGAGCTGCGCATCAACGCGGAGTCGTGGCAGCCCGACCTCAAGGACCCGCGCGATCGGCAGCGCGGTCTCTTCGTGCCGAACGGCGGAGTGTTCGACCGCATGGAGCTGCCCGATCCGGACGAGGTGGCGGCGGCGCTCGCCGAGCGCGGGGTGGAGGAGGTCCGCGTCCGTTTCGACGTGGGCTTCGAGGTCGGCGACACGCTGATCAACAAGGACCCGACCTTCGGCAAGCTCATCGTGGCGGTGAAGACGCGCGGCGACGGCGAGGACTACGAGCGGCTCCGGCTCGCCGTCCTCGAGGTGCTCGCGCGCACCCACATCGAGGGCCGGCAGGTGCGCCCGGACGGGCGGGTGGTTCGCAAGAGCCACCTCCAGACGAACCTCGAAGCGCATCGCTGGATCCTCGAGCACCCCATGATGAAGCGTCACGCGGCGGGCGAGCGCGAAGACCGCCACGTCGGCTGGGTGGTCGACGCGCTCCGCGCCGAGCGCCGCTGATCCGGCCTGCGCGCGTCGGGCCGACGTGGCCGGGAGGTCGGGGCGGGTGGGGAGCTCGCGCCGACGAGCTCATCGTCTCGTCCCCGATCCACGACCGGCCCGCGCGCCTCCGCTCCTTCGAGCACGCCGCCGCGGCCGCGGGGCAGGCGCCGCGCCCTACGCGAGGAGCGGCGCGCCGGTCTTGGCGCGGACGTCCTCGATGTCCACGCCCTCGGCGAGCTCGACCACGCGGAAGCCGTCCTGCGCGACGTCGAAGACGCCCAGCTCGGTGATGATGCGGTCGACGCAGCCGGTGGCGGTGAGCGGGAAGTCGCAGCGCTCGAGGAGCTTGGGCTCGCCCTCCTTGGTGGTGTGCCGGGTCAGGACGAGGATGCGCTTGGCGCCGCTCGCGAGATCCATCGCGCCGCCGATGCCCATCGTCTTGCCGCCCGGGATGGACCAGTTGGCCAGGTCGCCGTTCATCGCGACCTGCATCGCCCCGAGCACGGCGAGGTCGACGTGGCCGCCGCGGATCATCGCGAAGCTCGTCGCGGAGTCGAAGATGCTCCCGCCCGGGACGACGGTGACGGTCTGCTTGCCCGCGTTGATGAGCTGCGAGTCCTCTTCGCCCTCGAGGGGGTAGGGGCCCATGCCGAGCAGGCCGTTCTCGCTGTGGAACCAGACCGAGCCGTCGTCGGGCAGGTAGTCCGCCACCAGCGTCGGCAGCCCGATGCCGAGGTTCACGATGCTGCCGGGCGCGATCTCCTGGGCCGCCCGCGACGCCATGTCTTGCTTGCCCCAGCTCACTGTGCTGCCTCCGGCTTGCGCACCGTCCGGTACTCGAAGGGGTCCTCGTGCTCCGTCACCTCGACCACGCGGTGCACGAAGATGCCCGGGAGGTGCACGTCGTCCGGGTCGAGCGCGCCCAGCTCCACCAGCTCGTCCGCCTCGAGGATGGTCGTCGTGGCCGCGGTGGCCATGATGGGCGAGAAGTTGCGAGCCGTGCGCCAGAAGCGGGCGTTGCCGAAGGGGTCGGCCTGCTTGCAGCGGATGAGCGCGAAGTCGGCGTGGAGCGCCTCCTCGAGCACGTACTCGCGGTCGCCGAAGCGGCGCGTCTCCTTGCCCTCCGCGACCACGGTCCCGACCCCGGTCGGGGTGTAGAAGGCGGGGATGCCCGCGCCGGCCGCGCGCATGCGCTCGACGAAGGTCCCCTGCGGGATGACGTCGATCTGGATCGCGTCCCCGCGCATCGCGGCGTGCAGATCCTCGTTGTTGCCCAGGTAGGTGCAGGTCACCCGGCCGACGATCCCGGCGCGCAGCCAGGCGGCGAGGCCCTTGCCCATGTTGCCGGCGTTGTTGCTCATGAGGTGCAGGTCTTTGACCCCGCGCTCCACCACGCCGGCGATCAGGGCCTCGGCGTTTCCGCAGAGCCCGAACCCGCCGACCATCACGCGCGCCCCGTCGAAGAGCGGCGCGAGCGCGTCCTCCACGCTGGGTCTCACCTTGGCCAGATGCCGTCCGGTCGTCATCGCGCGTACCTTGGCCCGGCCGACCCCGCGCCGCCATGACCTTGCTCTCGTCCGTTGTTGCTCCCGCGCTGGCCTCGCGGTAGGAGCGCGGCATGGCCATCGACTCGAAGCACCTCGACACCCTCGCGATCCACGCCGGCCAGGAGCCGGATCCGGTCAGCGGCGCGGTGATGACCCCCATCGTGCTCGCCAGCACCTTCGCCCAGGCCGGCCCGGGCAAGCACAAGGGCTTCGAGTACGCCCGGACCGGGAACCCCACCCGCGCCACCCTGGAGCGCTGCCTCGCCGCGCTCGAGGGCGGGACGCACGGGGTCTGCTTCGCGAGCGGCTGCGCCGCGATGACCACCCTGCTCCACACGCTGCGCCCGGGCGATCACATCGTGGCGAGCGACGACGTGTACGGCGGCAGCTTCCGCATCCTCGACAAGGTCATGAAGCCGATGGGCATCACGACCACCCAGGTCGACATGACCGATCCGGGCCAGGTCGAGGCGGCCATCACGGACGCGACCAAGATGGTCTGGGTCGAGACGCCCACCAACCCGATGCTCAAGCTCGTCGACATCGCGGCCGTCGCGAAGGTCGGCAAGGCCAAGGGCTGCACGGTGGTCGTGGACAACACCTTCGCCACCCCGATGCTGCAGCAGCCGCTGTCCCTGGGCGCCGACGTGGTCCTGCACTCGACCACCAAGTACCTGAACGGCCACAGCGACGTGGTCGGCGGCGTGCTCATCACCGCAGACGACGCCATCGCGGAGCAACTCCGCTTCCTGCAGAACTCGATCGGCGCCGTGCAGGGCGCGTTCGACAGCTACCTCGTGCTCCGCGGCCTCAAGACGCTGCCGGTCCGCATGGAGCGGCATTGCAAGACCGCGGCGAGCCTCGCGCGCTTCCTCGAGGCGCGGCCCGAGGTCGAGAAGGTCATCTACCCCGGGCTCGAGAGTCACCCGAGCCACGCGCTCGCCAAGACGCAGATGAAGGCGCCGGGCGGCATGATCTCCATCGTCGTCAAGGGCGGCCTGCCCGCCGCGTCCGCGCTCCTCGCCACGGTGAAGGTCTTCTGCTGCGCCGAGAGCCTCGGCGGGGTCGAGAGCCTCATCGAGCACCCCGCGATCATGACCCACGGCTCGGTCCCGGCCGACGCGCGCGCCGCCCTGGGCATCGACGACGGCCTGGTCCGCCTCTCGGTCGGCCTGGAGGCCGAGGAGGATCTCCGCGCCGACCTCGACGCGGCCCTCAAGGCCGCCGCCTCCGCCTGACTTTGTTGCGCCACCCGCGCCCTTGTTCGTAATCTGCGCCCAGGACACGGCCTCGTCCGTGGGGAGATCACGCATGCGCTCAGTAGCTTTCGCCTCGATCCTGCTCGGCCTCGGCATCGCCGGCTGCGGTGACCCGAACGCGGGCGCGCTCTTCGCCGACATCCAGTACGCGACGCGCTGCGAGATGGCGGCGACGCCGCACTGCGGCTCCCCGGTGAATCGCGACATCTGCGGCATCGACAGCGGCGACCCCTGCACCCCGGACGCGCCCAACCCGCAGCTCAGCTGCAACATCCAGGAGTCGGCCGACGGCACCCGGACCCTCGAGTTCAACGCGAGCCAGGGCAGCGGCTTCGCGCTCACGATCAGCCAGGCCATCTTCGCGCCCGGCTCGACGAGCGCGGGCGGCGCGGGCTGCCGCGTGGTGCTGGTCGAGGGCGCCAACCGGTACTCCGGCGCCTGCGGCGCGAGCCCGCCCAGCGAGGCGCAGCCCTGTCAGATCACGAGCGTCCGGTTCTACGACGACGAGGGCAACCCGACGGTCGAGGGCGCGCTCTACTGCGAGGGGCTCCAGAACACGGCCAATCCGACCCTGACCATCGAGGTCACGCAGGTCGGCTCCGGTCCGGGCCCCGCGATGACGCCCGGCCGCTTCCGCCTCGCGAACTGCGCCGGGCTGACCGTCCCCGCCGAGTAGCTACGGCTACTTGATCGGGCGCTGGACGTGCTCTTTGCCGTCGAAGCGCAGGAGCACGGGCTTGTTCTCGACCAGGGTGTGGATCTCGACCGGTCGGCGCCACACGCGCTCGAGGGCGCGTAGCACGTCCTTCGCCCAGTCCACCTTCAGGTCCACGCCCTGGTGGTCGTGCTGCAGGAGCAGCTCGCCCCGGTTCTCGTAGTTGTTGTCGACCACGTAGATGAACGGCTGCCCGGCGTTGGTGAGGCTGAAGAGCAGCTTCTCTTTGACCGCCTGGAACTTCCGGCTCTCGATCTCGTAGCGGTCGTTCCGCTGGTTGTAGCCGAACGTGTAGAGCTTCTGCGCGGCCACGAACTCGGGCGTGAGGAACTCGTCGATGAAGGTCACGTCGTTGTAGAGCGAGCGGACCTCGAAGATCTTCTTCCGCCCGAGCCCCGTCCGACGGTTCCAGCTCCGTCGCGCCTCGAGGGTGTCGCAGTCCTCCCACTCCTTGCCGAACTGCCCCTTGTCCCAGCGCTCCTCGATGTGCCGGTAGAGCTCCACCCCGAGCTTGTACGGGTTGAGCCGCCCCGAGCCGGTCTCCATCACCCCCGCGTTCCGCTCCGCGTACTCGATGATCTCCGCGTCGGTCGCGACCTTCGTCGTCATCATCTTGGAGTGCCAATAGGAGTTGTGGTTCACCAGCCCCGCGGCGGCGTAGCGGTGGGTGTCCTCGACGGAGATGTCGTAGACGTCTCCTCGGCCGTGCTCGATGGAGACGACCTCGTCCTCCCAGCGCTCGCGCTTCAGCCAGCGCTTGGACGCGAGGTACGCCTCGAGCGCCTCCTGCTTGCGAACGAGCCCGAAGCCAATCTCCTCGGCGAAGCGCTTCGCGGACGCGCCGGTGACGTGCACGTGCCAGACGCCGTCCTTCTGTAGACGGCGGCGCGAGAGCACGCCGAAGCCCATGAGCAGGAGCTGGGTCTGCTGACCGAGGGACTCGCTCGCGGTGCTCAGGATCACGCCCTGCTTGCCCGCGTATCCGTCGCAGTCGAAGTAGGCGCGCAGGAACGCCGCCGCGACGGGCTTCGGGGAGCGGAGGACGGCGGTCGGGATCTGCTTGTCCCGCGCGCTCGGGCCGTGCGTGAGCCCGAGCCCGTCCGTGAGCAGGTCCGAGAGGTGCTCGGCGCTGATCGTCACCCGCAGCCGGCCGCCGTCCTGGCGAATGCTCGGGCGGACGTCGAACAGGTGGGCGGCGAGCCGGGCGAAGCGCTCGGCCTGCGGCGCGTCCGCGGTCGTCAGCCCCAGGGTGCGCTTGACCCGTGAGATGTGCCCGTCGCCGACGAGGTAGCCGAGGAAGGCGCCGAGCTCCGCGCCGACGCGGGTGGGCACGCGGATGGCCGCGCGCTTCTTCACGGACATGGGGAGGCGTTGATTCTCGGGCGCCTCGTACGCGTCGAGGGCGTGGGCGACCGCCTCGGCGCGGCGCACGGTCTTGCCCTGGCGGTGGCGGAGCACGGTCCACACCGACACGTCCGCCTCGTCCGCGACGTCTTCGAGCGAGACCCGCGACGCGGGCGTCCAGTCCACCGCCACCTCGTCCCGCGGCCAGGTGTCGGCGCCGCCGCCGACGCGCAGCGCGTCGCCCTCCGACAGCGCGTCGAGACGCACCCATCCGCCGTCCGGCGTCATCACGCGATGGTTGTCGGACCCGGTCAAGACGAGCCCTCGCCGCGTGCGCACCGTGATCGTCGCGTGGTCGCGGATGATGTTGCGATCGTACACCCGCTGCGCCGTCTCACCGTCGGACACGCGCGCGCACTCGCCCGCCACCACGTCGCGCATGGGGATCAGCCCGCGATCGGTGAACACGAGGGTCTCCGGGTCCACGCAGGCCCATCCCTCGTTCATGATCTTGGTCTGCATCTGCGGCCAGAAGTAGTAGGCCTCGCGCCGCACGACGCTGAGCAGGTCGCGCTCCCAGCGCTCGAGGGGCGCGTGGGTGAGCAGGAAGCCGAGCACGTCGCGGTCGGGGTGCTCGGGGGTCCGCTTGGCTTGCTCTCGCTCGGCCTCGGCCTTGGCCTTCTGCTCGTCGAGGAACGCCTGCGGGTTGATGTAGTCCTCCATGTACTCGTGCTCGACACGGAGGCGTGCGATCTCGATCGGGTCCTCTTCGCCCTCGGCCGCCTTCTCCTCCGAGCGCCGGCTCGGCTGGAAGGGCTTCTGGGGGTCGATGAGGTTCTCGAGGCTCAGGCAGCTGTCGATGAACTCCTCGACGCGCTCGATGCCGACGCGGTCGGCCCAGCGGCGCACGATGGCGCCGTGGTTGGCCATGGTGTCGATCCACTTGCGGTACGGCGTGCCGCTCTGGTGGTCGATGCCCTGGTTGGTCGCGCGGAAGGAGAAGTTGTTCTTGAAGAAGTCCACGTGCGCGTACACGTGGGTCATCACCAGCTTCTGATCGACGATGCTGTTGCCCTCGAGGAGGTACGCGATCGCCGGGTTGTTGTTGATGACCATCTCGTAGATCTTCGACAGGCCGTACTCCGCGCTCTTGCTGAGCTGCTCGTACTCCATGCCGAAGCGCCAGTGCGGGTAGCGCACCGGGAACCCGCCGTAGGCGGCGAGCTCGTTCATCTGGTCGTAGGCGACGACCTCGAAGATGGTGGGGAAGAAGTCGAGGCCGAAGTCCTTGGCGACCTCCTCGACGTGGAGCTGGATGTCGCGCAGGTAGCGCGGCAGGTGCGTCGCGAGCTTGTACGAAGCCATGCGTTACTTCCCTCGGCTGAGGAAATCTCGGATCGAGCCGACGATCGCGTCGCGGTCTCGGATCTCGCTCGTGATGATGCGTTCGTCCGCCTTGAGGTGCTCGCGGAGGTCCTTGATGAACTGGCCCGAGCCGTAGGGGCTCTCGACCTGTCCGTAGCAAAATACGTTGCTCGCGGGCAGGAGCGTCTTCTTCATCAGCTCGATGCAGAGCAGGGTGTCGTCGACGCTCCAGTTGTCGCCGTCGGAGAAGTGGAACGGGTAGATGTTCCACTCCGACGGCGGGTAGTCCTTGTCGATCATCTGCGCGGCGAGCTTGTAGGCGCTCGAGATCATCGTGCCGCCGCTCTCGC is a window from the Sandaracinaceae bacterium genome containing:
- a CDS encoding CoA transferase subunit A; translated protein: MTTGRHLAKVRPSVEDALAPLFDGARVMVGGFGLCGNAEALIAGVVERGVKDLHLMSNNAGNMGKGLAAWLRAGIVGRVTCTYLGNNEDLHAAMRGDAIQIDVIPQGTFVERMRAAGAGIPAFYTPTGVGTVVAEGKETRRFGDREYVLEEALHADFALIRCKQADPFGNARFWRTARNFSPIMATAATTTILEADELVELGALDPDDVHLPGIFVHRVVEVTEHEDPFEYRTVRKPEAAQ
- a CDS encoding SpoVR family protein, translated to MASYKLATHLPRYLRDIQLHVEEVAKDFGLDFFPTIFEVVAYDQMNELAAYGGFPVRYPHWRFGMEYEQLSKSAEYGLSKIYEMVINNNPAIAYLLEGNSIVDQKLVMTHVYAHVDFFKNNFSFRATNQGIDHQSGTPYRKWIDTMANHGAIVRRWADRVGIERVEEFIDSCLSLENLIDPQKPFQPSRRSEEKAAEGEEDPIEIARLRVEHEYMEDYINPQAFLDEQKAKAEAEREQAKRTPEHPDRDVLGFLLTHAPLERWERDLLSVVRREAYYFWPQMQTKIMNEGWACVDPETLVFTDRGLIPMRDVVAGECARVSDGETAQRVYDRNIIRDHATITVRTRRGLVLTGSDNHRVMTPDGGWVRLDALSEGDALRVGGGADTWPRDEVAVDWTPASRVSLEDVADEADVSVWTVLRHRQGKTVRRAEAVAHALDAYEAPENQRLPMSVKKRAAIRVPTRVGAELGAFLGYLVGDGHISRVKRTLGLTTADAPQAERFARLAAHLFDVRPSIRQDGGRLRVTISAEHLSDLLTDGLGLTHGPSARDKQIPTAVLRSPKPVAAAFLRAYFDCDGYAGKQGVILSTASESLGQQTQLLLMGFGVLSRRRLQKDGVWHVHVTGASAKRFAEEIGFGLVRKQEALEAYLASKRWLKRERWEDEVVSIEHGRGDVYDISVEDTHRYAAAGLVNHNSYWHSKMMTTKVATDAEIIEYAERNAGVMETGSGRLNPYKLGVELYRHIEERWDKGQFGKEWEDCDTLEARRSWNRRTGLGRKKIFEVRSLYNDVTFIDEFLTPEFVAAQKLYTFGYNQRNDRYEIESRKFQAVKEKLLFSLTNAGQPFIYVVDNNYENRGELLLQHDHQGVDLKVDWAKDVLRALERVWRRPVEIHTLVENKPVLLRFDGKEHVQRPIK
- a CDS encoding cystathionine gamma-synthase, translating into MAIDSKHLDTLAIHAGQEPDPVSGAVMTPIVLASTFAQAGPGKHKGFEYARTGNPTRATLERCLAALEGGTHGVCFASGCAAMTTLLHTLRPGDHIVASDDVYGGSFRILDKVMKPMGITTTQVDMTDPGQVEAAITDATKMVWVETPTNPMLKLVDIAAVAKVGKAKGCTVVVDNTFATPMLQQPLSLGADVVLHSTTKYLNGHSDVVGGVLITADDAIAEQLRFLQNSIGAVQGAFDSYLVLRGLKTLPVRMERHCKTAASLARFLEARPEVEKVIYPGLESHPSHALAKTQMKAPGGMISIVVKGGLPAASALLATVKVFCCAESLGGVESLIEHPAIMTHGSVPADARAALGIDDGLVRLSVGLEAEEDLRADLDAALKAAASA
- a CDS encoding biotin carboxylase N-terminal domain-containing protein, which encodes MSEQASELAQRIFERVCRPESQLPPWATDEPSRRLVQPGQGYLGIREVVGAALGEPSVRLSDLRSLPGGEVGRRLVALRYFIENADIWLEYFTWRTSLARLPEGAEVDRVTEVQALATRVRAIRARAPKLDGAALDRLASDASPLFGDDPSSDDALEALVALGLDPDARAGLRTRLRARAPGLFADTPSRLDRLYLASMELDRYPATSVSAGSLRYVLVADKGEMGVRAVREAAALGLVPVALHSLQDDASALQVRLARQLGGFAIGLSGTFRESYASFRQITDRVLQTFRRRFGDDWEAELSRAALYPGYGPLAENAAAIRCFRRHGVVFAGPMQDVVEHAGDKRRFRAIVESIDPKAVTPGIVIADTDAATIRARVLEAYARGDFRFPGRLKAANGGGGRGQAVVPAVEALDAAITKVLGEIEANAWDPGVMFEQNIDRTVHLEVQILRDRYGNARHFGMRDCTEQRASQKIQEEAPPAILRDDPALEERVQRIAVEIADRVGYVGAGTVELMYAGGEVYFLEMNTRIQVEHPVTEASHGIRRGDATEPLDLVQWQLRIADGAPIDFAQDDVVCTHVARELRINAESWQPDLKDPRDRQRGLFVPNGGVFDRMELPDPDEVAAALAERGVEEVRVRFDVGFEVGDTLINKDPTFGKLIVAVKTRGDGEDYERLRLAVLEVLARTHIEGRQVRPDGRVVRKSHLQTNLEAHRWILEHPMMKRHAAGEREDRHVGWVVDALRAERR
- a CDS encoding 3-oxoacid CoA-transferase subunit B; this translates as MSWGKQDMASRAAQEIAPGSIVNLGIGLPTLVADYLPDDGSVWFHSENGLLGMGPYPLEGEEDSQLINAGKQTVTVVPGGSIFDSATSFAMIRGGHVDLAVLGAMQVAMNGDLANWSIPGGKTMGIGGAMDLASGAKRILVLTRHTTKEGEPKLLERCDFPLTATGCVDRIITELGVFDVAQDGFRVVELAEGVDIEDVRAKTGAPLLA